One region of Caldivirga sp. genomic DNA includes:
- a CDS encoding MMPL family transporter — protein MCYGFWCFSNRRVVLSIVIIVAWITLILALIPYAPSAFKILVYSDSKVLPQWTEAKAASNIVSEYLGNQTGLVVIPVYVGDVNNSHYVLSNIDGELRSLNLTYYDLNSVYDEIISRYYAITNDTVKKYLSNYTDVVWEIYVNESSLCSELYNISNEYYSTLSNYTLTVSEFGNFFTSFMRVFFMKLSTVGYSYPVWYVINETGQVLLSNGNYSSWLKPYLVYFIKYLNYSIGDLPIYSLNIGIVKKALSASYYSTLSRINGTYVPILRNLTKSNPLAPLMIALGPNPPRTLTARLVASQFINSTPPLLKPYLIQLACANESQVNVTISELNSSLSFVVLSAYRKPSYSYANNITNGSLYSGGYALVIVDSTNDTEVNNLFINYDYAYPFSTSIVLSQLSEIIEKDVPMIDEVSGVSVLLMLLFVLGTLVAPIIILMMLILSYGAVLGVVYFLGKMGLTVYYLTVYMISPIVFGIGVDYSLLVIGRYLEERRRGFDTLHALGAIRRFTIPTILTSGSVVAAGLGSFIVSNYQYIQVIGLSYIITVAFVILATTVVLPSLILLMNDRILWPMGLKSSTRELSTRVIIKLTRSSLRRPWLIIAIALVPTILSILFIIKNPITSDPLLLMPSTKSVYAFSILRHYFPNYVESTQYVILEPNNANALQSLVSSINSLNFTRSVSVAYNSSTIAILKVTTSYNALSDKLIPVYVKLSNLANQVADEYGIKVIIGGDAANKYYFVRVFEDQFYSKIAILIIALNILILSLALRSIVVPLRLLATVMISISWSLAISQLIFYKLLGVETYWLLPIILFALLTSVGTDYDIFIVTRVREEVTKGKSDPEAILTAIENTGPIVTGAALVLAIAFMSLMVSQLYILREIGFTVGLSVLIDAFLIRPAVMPAIMVLAGKYNWWPSRIKINQGSVIPAQ, from the coding sequence ATGTGTTATGGGTTCTGGTGTTTCAGTAACCGTAGGGTTGTGTTAAGCATTGTAATCATTGTGGCTTGGATCACACTTATATTAGCTCTGATTCCATACGCACCATCAGCGTTTAAGATACTAGTGTACAGCGATAGTAAGGTGCTTCCACAGTGGACTGAGGCTAAGGCCGCCTCCAATATAGTTAGCGAGTATTTAGGTAATCAAACAGGCTTAGTTGTGATACCGGTCTACGTGGGTGATGTTAATAATTCGCATTACGTGCTCAGTAACATTGATGGTGAATTAAGGTCACTTAACTTAACTTACTACGACTTAAATAGTGTTTATGATGAGATTATTAGCCGCTACTACGCTATTACCAATGATACAGTTAAGAAGTACTTAAGCAACTATACTGATGTTGTGTGGGAGATCTACGTTAATGAATCATCACTATGCAGTGAATTATACAATATCAGTAATGAGTACTACTCCACGCTCAGTAACTACACGTTAACGGTAAGTGAATTCGGGAACTTCTTCACGTCATTTATGAGGGTTTTCTTCATGAAATTATCAACAGTAGGATACTCATACCCAGTGTGGTATGTTATAAATGAAACTGGGCAAGTCCTACTTAGCAATGGTAATTACTCAAGCTGGCTTAAGCCATACTTGGTTTACTTCATTAAGTACCTGAACTATTCAATAGGTGATTTACCTATTTACAGTTTAAACATAGGTATAGTTAAGAAGGCTCTCTCTGCATCTTACTATTCAACATTATCTAGGATAAACGGCACCTACGTGCCAATACTAAGGAACTTAACTAAAAGTAACCCATTAGCCCCACTCATGATTGCCCTTGGCCCCAACCCCCCAAGAACCCTTACCGCTAGGCTAGTGGCCTCTCAGTTCATTAACTCAACACCCCCATTACTTAAACCATACTTAATTCAACTGGCATGCGCTAATGAATCCCAGGTTAACGTCACTATTAGTGAACTTAACTCCTCATTAAGCTTCGTGGTTTTGTCAGCGTACAGGAAGCCATCATACTCCTACGCCAACAACATAACTAATGGTTCACTATACTCAGGTGGATATGCACTGGTTATAGTTGACTCCACTAATGATACGGAAGTTAACAATCTGTTCATTAACTATGATTATGCTTACCCATTTTCAACAAGTATAGTTCTAAGCCAGTTATCAGAGATAATAGAGAAGGACGTACCTATGATTGATGAGGTTAGTGGAGTCTCAGTACTATTAATGCTACTCTTCGTGTTAGGTACATTAGTAGCACCTATAATCATATTGATGATGCTTATCCTATCCTATGGTGCAGTTCTTGGCGTTGTTTACTTCCTCGGTAAAATGGGGTTAACTGTGTATTACTTAACAGTATACATGATATCACCCATAGTGTTCGGCATTGGTGTTGATTATAGTTTACTGGTTATCGGGAGATACTTAGAGGAGAGGAGGAGGGGTTTTGATACATTGCATGCATTAGGTGCTATAAGGCGTTTCACAATACCAACCATACTCACCTCAGGTAGTGTTGTAGCCGCAGGCCTAGGCTCATTCATAGTCTCTAATTACCAGTACATTCAAGTGATTGGATTATCATACATTATCACTGTTGCCTTCGTTATACTTGCAACAACAGTTGTTCTACCATCATTAATACTTCTAATGAATGATAGGATCCTATGGCCAATGGGCCTTAAGTCATCTACAAGGGAATTAAGTACTAGAGTGATTATTAAATTAACCAGGTCCTCCCTAAGAAGGCCTTGGTTAATCATAGCAATTGCCCTAGTGCCCACCATACTCTCAATACTCTTCATCATTAAGAACCCCATTACCTCAGACCCCCTCCTACTAATGCCTAGCACTAAGTCAGTTTACGCATTCAGCATCCTGAGGCATTACTTCCCCAATTACGTTGAGTCGACGCAGTACGTGATCCTTGAACCCAATAATGCCAATGCCCTGCAATCACTGGTAAGTAGCATTAATTCCCTCAACTTCACCAGGAGCGTCAGCGTGGCTTATAATTCATCTACAATAGCAATACTTAAAGTAACCACAAGTTATAATGCCCTCTCAGATAAGTTAATACCAGTTTACGTGAAGCTCAGTAACTTAGCGAACCAGGTCGCTGACGAGTATGGCATTAAGGTAATTATTGGTGGGGATGCAGCCAACAAGTACTACTTCGTTAGGGTTTTTGAGGATCAATTTTACAGTAAAATAGCGATACTGATAATTGCTTTGAACATTTTAATACTATCCCTAGCTTTAAGGAGCATAGTAGTCCCCTTAAGGTTACTGGCCACCGTGATGATTAGTATTTCCTGGTCGCTGGCTATAAGCCAATTAATATTCTATAAGCTGCTTGGAGTTGAGACATACTGGCTACTGCCAATAATACTCTTCGCTCTACTGACGAGCGTCGGTACTGATTACGATATATTCATAGTAACGAGGGTTAGGGAGGAGGTTACTAAAGGTAAGAGTGACCCTGAGGCAATATTGACCGCCATCGAGAACACTGGCCCAATAGTGACTGGAGCCGCCTTAGTGTTGGCGATAGCCTTCATGAGCCTCATGGTTTCCCAACTATACATACTTAGGGAAATAGGCTTCACCGTTGGTTTAAGCGTCCTAATAGACGCCTTCCTAATAAGGCCAGCTGTAATGCCTGCTATAATGGTTTTAGCAGGTAAGTATAATTGGTGGCCATCAAGGATAAAGATAAATCAAGGCAGTGTAATCCCAGCTCAATAG
- a CDS encoding DUF1743 domain-containing protein: MIIWVGIDDTDTYDKGCTTYVMYNMLKEFLRTRGEWRIIDYPRLIRLNPNIPFKTRGNAAVSVGLNVDEPGEALELAEWAVDSYSHRVGKTSPGIVISTNNSEHWIYWKALTDVIPMDVAVRWMNRLGVIHRGGRGVIGALASVMADLRLDSTLELLAYSESTPKPRIPLSLVKRLNDSTSPLTFENMSDGHILIQPHGNDPVVFGIRGDSPYHIIHFASFLIDEIDIEPKWLIYLTNQATGHNLNSIVNKPYTTGYIEGSVSGMRQVGGGNIELNVGSTQVFTYRHYGFKSVDKATYLIAYGGVKPGISGLDLYMEGGVALMIKGVARNPKCPRCGGSLESTGRVGLLKCPKCGLITGLPRQVSYSSEVILEEPRSVEVRHLHKPITRVGLEGLVKVFNRPSLWII; encoded by the coding sequence ATGATTATTTGGGTTGGTATTGATGACACTGACACGTATGATAAGGGTTGCACAACCTACGTAATGTACAATATGCTTAAGGAATTCCTCAGAACCAGGGGTGAGTGGAGGATTATTGATTACCCTAGGTTAATTAGGCTTAACCCAAACATACCGTTTAAGACAAGGGGGAATGCTGCAGTTTCAGTGGGCCTTAATGTAGATGAACCAGGGGAGGCATTGGAGCTAGCTGAATGGGCTGTGGACTCGTATTCACATAGGGTTGGTAAGACGAGTCCAGGTATAGTGATTTCAACCAATAATAGTGAACACTGGATATACTGGAAGGCCTTAACGGACGTCATCCCCATGGATGTGGCAGTTAGGTGGATGAACAGGTTGGGTGTAATCCACAGGGGTGGCAGGGGAGTTATTGGAGCCTTAGCCTCAGTAATGGCTGACTTAAGGCTAGACTCCACCCTGGAGCTGCTTGCCTACAGTGAATCAACCCCTAAGCCGAGAATTCCCCTTAGTCTCGTTAAGAGGTTGAATGATTCAACAAGTCCATTAACCTTCGAGAACATGAGTGATGGGCACATTCTAATACAACCCCACGGTAATGATCCAGTGGTTTTCGGTATCAGGGGTGATTCACCCTATCACATCATTCACTTCGCCTCATTCCTAATTGATGAAATTGACATTGAGCCAAAGTGGTTAATTTACTTGACAAATCAGGCTACTGGCCATAATCTTAACAGTATTGTAAATAAACCGTACACGACTGGTTACATTGAGGGTTCCGTGAGCGGCATGAGGCAAGTGGGGGGTGGTAATATTGAGCTTAACGTTGGTTCAACCCAAGTGTTCACCTATAGGCATTATGGGTTTAAGAGTGTTGACAAGGCAACTTACCTAATAGCCTACGGTGGGGTTAAACCTGGGATCAGCGGCCTAGACTTATACATGGAGGGTGGGGTTGCTTTAATGATTAAAGGTGTTGCTAGGAACCCAAAATGCCCTAGGTGCGGTGGTAGCCTTGAATCCACTGGTAGGGTTGGGTTACTTAAGTGCCCTAAATGTGGGCTAATCACTGGGTTACCTAGGCAAGTAAGCTACAGTAGTGAGGTTATTCTAGAGGAGCCGAGGAGCGTTGAGGTCAGGCACCTTCACAAGCCCATTACTAGAGTAGGCTTGGAGGGCTTAGTTAAGGTATTTAATAGACCGTCCTTATGGATAATTTAA
- a CDS encoding HAD family hydrolase, translating to MAERTRVITFDVYQTVLEYGDALIKEIGEAISRYYREIGYTVDSSVVTDYYKLMEREVRVNRVMNLLYTPPMENTRRLVKRIGQRYGIPFSNRLVNDLQSIIADTVINSQNIKVIEGVEEVFSILKEEDWLVGIVSNVIFWPGRVSRALLTRFGLWRFIDYAVFSDEVGYPKPHPIIFETLINSLVGDRVPDVAAHVGDNIQEDFVGALMYGIVGVLYDPGGLYTPVNSSPYEAIKCKAYVIRRTKDVLTLVDTLAKCS from the coding sequence GTGGCGGAAAGAACAAGGGTAATAACGTTTGATGTATATCAGACAGTGCTTGAGTATGGGGATGCGTTAATTAAGGAGATTGGGGAAGCCATAAGTAGGTATTATAGGGAGATAGGTTATACTGTTGATTCAAGTGTAGTTACTGACTACTATAAGTTAATGGAGAGGGAGGTTAGGGTTAATAGGGTTATGAACCTACTATACACACCACCCATGGAGAATACTAGGAGGTTAGTTAAGAGGATTGGGCAAAGGTACGGCATACCCTTCTCAAACAGGTTGGTTAATGATCTTCAAAGCATCATAGCCGACACTGTGATCAACTCACAGAACATTAAAGTCATAGAGGGTGTTGAGGAAGTGTTCAGTATACTTAAGGAGGAGGATTGGTTAGTAGGCATTGTGTCGAACGTCATATTCTGGCCAGGTAGGGTATCTAGGGCACTCTTAACCAGGTTTGGCCTATGGAGATTCATAGACTACGCAGTCTTCTCCGATGAGGTGGGTTACCCAAAGCCGCATCCAATAATATTTGAAACCCTCATAAACTCACTGGTTGGGGATAGGGTACCGGATGTGGCTGCGCACGTTGGTGATAATATTCAGGAGGACTTCGTTGGGGCATTAATGTACGGCATAGTAGGGGTACTTTATGATCCAGGCGGCTTATACACCCCAGTTAATTCAAGCCCATATGAGGCAATTAAGTGTAAGGCGTATGTAATAAGAAGAACCAAGGATGTCCTAACACTTGTAGATACCCTAGCCAAGTGTAGTTAA
- a CDS encoding 50S ribosomal protein L14e — protein MPKVFDVGRVCVKLAGKEAGRMCVVVDIVDERFVIVTGPRNLTGVKRRRTNIKHLEPTEYKIEISKGASDEEVAKAIEAAGLVDVMKKGVQPKLFMVPTVKVTK, from the coding sequence ATGCCTAAGGTTTTTGATGTTGGGAGGGTGTGCGTTAAGCTGGCTGGTAAGGAGGCTGGGAGAATGTGCGTTGTCGTCGACATAGTGGATGAGAGGTTCGTTATTGTTACAGGCCCCAGGAATCTGACCGGCGTTAAGAGGAGGAGAACAAACATTAAGCACCTTGAGCCAACTGAGTATAAGATTGAGATAAGTAAGGGTGCCTCAGATGAGGAGGTGGCTAAGGCCATTGAGGCAGCTGGGTTAGTTGACGTTATGAAGAAGGGTGTTCAACCTAAACTCTTCATGGTGCCCACGGTTAAGGTAACTAAGTGA
- a CDS encoding RNA-guided pseudouridylation complex pseudouridine synthase subunit Cbf5: MSSVVNCGGERVIKVKVNEDTDPRYGVNPYERRIEEYINYGFIILDKPRGPTSSEVVAWVKKMLNISRAGHSGTLDPGVSGVLPIALGDSTKVLQGIGNVDKEYVGVMLLHSMVDQERVKAVFREFTGKIYQRPPLKSAVKRRIRVKTIYSLDIMEFDGRYVLFKADVESGTYIRKLCYDIGEVLGVGASMRELRRTRVGCFREENAVNLDTLREAYWLWRDYGDESLLRRVIRPVEEMVAHLPRIYIRDSAVDAVAHGASLAAPGVAKVEEGIKSGQLVALMTLKGELVALAESTASTDSILSMSKGIVAKPTRVIMPRGVYPSTWRRTSKQASN, from the coding sequence ATGTCTAGTGTAGTTAACTGCGGTGGTGAAAGGGTAATTAAGGTTAAGGTGAATGAGGATACTGATCCAAGGTATGGTGTTAACCCATATGAAAGGAGGATTGAGGAGTACATTAATTATGGTTTCATAATCCTTGATAAACCTAGGGGGCCTACAAGTAGTGAGGTTGTTGCGTGGGTTAAGAAAATGCTTAACATTAGTAGGGCTGGGCACTCTGGCACACTTGACCCAGGGGTATCGGGTGTGCTTCCAATAGCCTTAGGTGACTCAACTAAGGTACTGCAGGGCATAGGTAATGTTGATAAGGAGTACGTGGGAGTCATGCTGCTGCACTCAATGGTGGATCAGGAGAGGGTTAAGGCTGTCTTCAGGGAATTCACGGGTAAAATATACCAACGCCCACCCCTAAAGAGTGCGGTTAAGAGGAGGATTAGGGTTAAGACAATCTATAGCCTAGACATAATGGAGTTCGACGGTAGGTACGTTCTCTTCAAGGCTGATGTTGAGTCAGGAACCTACATTAGGAAGCTATGTTACGACATTGGTGAGGTTTTAGGCGTTGGCGCAAGCATGAGGGAGTTAAGGAGGACTAGGGTTGGCTGCTTCAGGGAGGAGAATGCGGTTAACCTTGACACGTTAAGGGAAGCTTACTGGCTTTGGAGGGATTACGGTGATGAGTCACTGCTTAGGAGGGTAATTAGGCCCGTTGAGGAAATGGTCGCTCACTTACCTAGGATTTACATTAGGGACTCGGCAGTGGACGCTGTAGCCCATGGTGCATCATTAGCTGCACCAGGGGTTGCTAAGGTTGAGGAGGGTATTAAGAGTGGGCAGTTAGTAGCCTTAATGACGCTTAAGGGGGAATTAGTGGCGCTGGCTGAATCCACCGCATCAACGGATAGTATACTCAGCATGAGTAAGGGAATCGTAGCTAAGCCAACTAGAGTTATTATGCCAAGGGGGGTTTACCCATCAACCTGGAGGAGGACTAGTAAGCAGGCCAGTAACTAA
- a CDS encoding mandelate racemase/muconate lactonizing enzyme family protein has translation MAVIKDVEVYPVSDLATAKASPWASVSIIVKVVTSDGQVGYGEAVPTLRVNQVVKAIEEVRRLVVGKDPFRIEYIFREWYKHDFYISRSFESATAYSSIDIALYDILGRYYGAPVYQLIGGLINDKVKVYANGWYSDCVTPEDFAKRAKEVVSMGFRAMKFDPFGPYFDSMDKAGLEEAVERVRAVREAVGKNVDILIEVHGRFNVNTAVQMVRAMEPFEPLFIEEPIHPDLNMEGLGKVKNATRVRIATGERIISIEEALQLIERGLVDVLQPDITNALGFTGMSRIRALTEAYGIELAPHNAFGPIQHAATLQFDAGTFNVLIQESFYEFWPQWKRDIVGNAFKLNNGYHTVPSGPGLGVTVNERLLDELKFTGMEPFHEEEPVWVIKGTWRRYGS, from the coding sequence ATGGCTGTTATTAAGGATGTGGAGGTTTACCCGGTTAGTGACTTGGCTACCGCCAAGGCTAGTCCGTGGGCTTCTGTTTCAATAATAGTGAAGGTTGTTACTTCAGATGGACAGGTGGGTTATGGTGAGGCTGTACCGACTCTTAGGGTTAACCAGGTTGTTAAGGCTATTGAGGAAGTTAGGAGGCTTGTTGTCGGTAAGGATCCCTTTAGGATTGAGTATATTTTCAGGGAGTGGTATAAGCATGACTTCTACATTAGTAGGTCCTTTGAGTCCGCTACAGCCTATAGTTCAATTGACATTGCCCTTTACGACATATTGGGCAGATACTATGGGGCACCAGTGTACCAGTTAATTGGTGGGTTGATTAATGATAAGGTGAAGGTTTACGCTAATGGCTGGTACTCGGATTGCGTCACCCCTGAGGATTTTGCTAAGAGGGCTAAGGAGGTTGTTTCAATGGGCTTTAGAGCCATGAAGTTTGATCCATTTGGCCCATACTTTGACTCAATGGATAAGGCCGGTTTAGAGGAGGCTGTTGAGAGGGTTAGGGCTGTTAGGGAGGCTGTGGGTAAGAACGTGGATATACTTATTGAGGTTCACGGTAGGTTTAACGTTAATACAGCGGTTCAGATGGTTAGGGCAATGGAGCCCTTTGAACCATTGTTCATAGAGGAGCCGATTCACCCTGACCTAAACATGGAGGGGCTTGGTAAAGTTAAGAACGCTACGAGGGTTAGGATAGCTACGGGCGAGAGGATTATAAGTATTGAGGAGGCCCTTCAGTTAATTGAGAGGGGGTTAGTGGATGTTCTTCAACCAGACATAACTAATGCCCTAGGCTTCACTGGAATGAGTAGGATTAGGGCATTAACCGAGGCCTATGGTATAGAGTTAGCTCCTCACAATGCCTTCGGCCCTATTCAACACGCCGCCACTCTTCAATTCGATGCAGGCACCTTCAACGTATTGATTCAGGAGAGTTTCTACGAGTTTTGGCCCCAGTGGAAGCGCGACATAGTTGGTAATGCCTTTAAACTCAATAATGGTTACCACACAGTACCCAGTGGGCCGGGTCTTGGGGTAACTGTTAATGAGAGGTTGCTTGATGAGTTGAAGTTTACAGGTATGGAGCCCTTCCATGAGGAGGAACCCGTGTGGGTGATTAAGGGTACGTGGAGGAGGTATGGCTCCTAG
- a CDS encoding GNAT family N-acetyltransferase — MDFTIRKAALSDIDQVVDFTSSTFPWGDYVPRAIYEWVKAGTAYVAVRDNEVLGVLNMVNMGNDTVWLEGLRIKPNYRRMGIGRALTMYAISEAKATGARYVMLMIAEWNNPSRNLAESMGFRGVLTLHAGVAEPSSVRVVKGNEALNYINDALRLTGGYFCTLANHWSCTRANAEYVSSMVNEVYVGWGIGLSQFSVGPPTTPIESEVLATEPGAFRNYYGKYTVYELTLG, encoded by the coding sequence ATGGATTTTACGATTAGGAAGGCTGCATTAAGCGATATTGACCAGGTGGTTGATTTCACCAGTAGTACATTCCCCTGGGGTGATTATGTCCCAAGGGCGATTTATGAATGGGTTAAGGCCGGGACTGCCTACGTTGCTGTTAGGGATAATGAGGTGTTGGGTGTGTTGAATATGGTTAACATGGGTAATGACACTGTTTGGCTTGAGGGGCTTAGGATTAAGCCTAATTATAGGAGGATGGGTATAGGCAGGGCCTTAACAATGTACGCTATTAGTGAGGCTAAGGCCACGGGGGCTAGGTACGTCATGTTGATGATAGCTGAGTGGAACAATCCAAGCCGCAACTTGGCTGAGTCCATGGGCTTTAGGGGAGTCTTAACACTACATGCTGGTGTTGCTGAACCATCAAGCGTCAGGGTTGTTAAGGGTAATGAGGCCCTCAACTACATTAATGATGCGTTAAGGTTAACGGGAGGCTACTTCTGTACACTGGCCAACCACTGGTCCTGCACTAGGGCTAATGCAGAATACGTCTCATCAATGGTTAATGAGGTTTACGTAGGCTGGGGCATTGGACTTAGCCAATTCTCAGTAGGGCCACCAACAACGCCCATAGAGTCTGAGGTACTGGCTACGGAACCTGGAGCGTTTAGAAACTATTACGGTAAGTATACGGTTTATGAATTAACCCTAGGTTAA
- the rtcA gene encoding RNA 3'-terminal phosphate cyclase encodes MITIDGSMGEGGGQILRTALALSIVTGKPFKIINIRAKRSNPGLQPQHLASVMAAAKISDAKVDGAYKGSLSLTFEPGKVKCSSYSIDIGTAGSISLVLQTLLPVLAVVNCSEVTLDITGGTDVPKAPPIDYVRFVLAHNLSLMGVRVNVELIRRGHYPRGGGKVKVTVKPASRLKPVNITELGELRGIWGLSHAVRLPGHVAVRQAKAAEDYLSKLGLKPNISLEYYEQGKDPHLGPGSGITLWAESINGQRIGADSLGERGKPAEEVGREAAEALTTVINAGAAFDDHMGDMLVPFLALAEGNSEYTVANLTSHLSTNISIVKLFLDTRIEAVKYSKKVKITINPIITSKKP; translated from the coding sequence ATGATAACTATAGATGGATCAATGGGTGAGGGAGGTGGGCAAATACTGAGGACTGCATTAGCCTTATCCATAGTTACCGGTAAACCCTTCAAGATAATTAACATTAGAGCCAAGAGGAGTAATCCAGGATTACAGCCTCAACACCTAGCTAGCGTTATGGCTGCTGCCAAGATCAGTGATGCTAAGGTTGATGGAGCCTATAAGGGGTCTTTAAGCCTAACATTTGAACCAGGGAAAGTTAAATGCAGTAGCTACAGTATTGATATTGGTACTGCTGGGAGCATAAGCCTAGTGCTTCAAACGCTACTGCCCGTACTAGCCGTAGTTAACTGCAGTGAAGTCACCCTTGACATAACCGGCGGCACAGATGTGCCTAAGGCCCCTCCCATAGACTACGTACGCTTTGTACTAGCCCATAACCTATCCTTAATGGGCGTGAGGGTTAACGTGGAATTAATTAGGAGAGGCCATTACCCGAGGGGTGGTGGTAAGGTTAAGGTCACTGTTAAGCCAGCCAGTAGGCTTAAGCCAGTCAACATAACTGAGCTTGGTGAATTAAGGGGAATCTGGGGCCTATCCCACGCCGTTAGGTTGCCAGGCCACGTAGCGGTTAGGCAAGCTAAGGCTGCTGAGGATTATTTAAGTAAACTAGGCTTAAAACCCAACATAAGCCTCGAGTATTATGAGCAGGGTAAAGACCCTCACCTAGGCCCTGGCTCCGGAATAACACTATGGGCCGAGTCCATTAATGGACAGAGGATTGGGGCTGATTCACTAGGAGAACGTGGTAAACCAGCGGAGGAGGTTGGTAGGGAAGCTGCAGAGGCACTTACAACGGTAATTAACGCGGGGGCAGCCTTCGACGACCACATGGGTGACATGCTTGTTCCATTCCTAGCCCTAGCGGAAGGCAACTCAGAGTACACTGTAGCAAACCTAACATCACACCTATCAACTAATATAAGCATTGTTAAATTATTCCTAGACACCAGGATAGAAGCCGTAAAGTATAGTAAGAAAGTTAAAATAACCATTAACCCGATCATCACATCAAAGAAGCCTTAA
- a CDS encoding signal recognition particle protein Srp54, with translation MRDLMDAIGGIINRIRGSTLIDEETLRSILRDLQRALIRADVDVKLVYELTKSIEEEFKEAKELPPGLTAKDYLVYLLYRKLTDLLGGDKEPDVEIKTKPYILMLVGTEGSGKTTTAGKLANFYIKRGLKVGLIETDTIRPGAFDQLRQLAEKVKAMFFGDPSLGNAVNIAKVGLGKMMASRAELIIIDTAGRHRNEEELLSEVKEIYNVVKPNEVMLVVDATNGKQVGAQAEAFSRYVPVNSIFITKLDSTAKGGGALVSAVRTGARIKFIGNGEDIEDIEVFNPRRFVARLMGMGDVESLLDKVRAMEEEEEVLEDIETGKFTLLTLMKQLEAMGKLGPLSRVLQMLPMGLMPQLKELNDDQLTSAQDRMRKWLSILRSMTKEELLNPNILNASRIRRIAKGSGVTPRDVRELLRYYNEMSRMMSSLKKSQRRLGSLFKRFNINQSQ, from the coding sequence ATGAGAGACTTAATGGATGCAATAGGCGGTATAATAAATAGGATTAGGGGTTCAACCTTAATTGATGAGGAAACCCTGAGGAGCATACTGAGGGATTTGCAGAGGGCCTTAATAAGGGCTGACGTGGACGTTAAGTTGGTTTATGAATTAACGAAGAGCATTGAGGAGGAGTTTAAGGAGGCTAAGGAGCTTCCCCCAGGGTTAACGGCTAAGGACTACTTAGTTTACTTACTATACAGGAAGCTCACTGACCTACTGGGTGGTGATAAGGAGCCTGATGTTGAAATTAAGACTAAGCCCTACATCTTAATGCTGGTGGGAACCGAGGGTAGTGGTAAAACAACAACTGCAGGTAAGTTGGCTAACTTCTACATTAAGAGGGGGCTTAAGGTTGGGTTAATTGAGACTGATACAATTAGGCCAGGGGCCTTTGACCAGTTGAGGCAATTGGCTGAGAAGGTTAAGGCAATGTTCTTCGGTGACCCAAGCCTAGGTAATGCGGTTAACATTGCTAAGGTTGGCTTAGGCAAGATGATGGCCAGTAGGGCTGAGTTAATAATAATAGACACCGCTGGTAGGCATAGGAATGAGGAGGAGCTTCTCAGTGAGGTTAAGGAGATTTACAATGTTGTGAAACCTAATGAAGTAATGCTTGTGGTTGATGCAACAAACGGTAAGCAGGTTGGGGCTCAGGCTGAGGCATTCAGTAGGTATGTTCCAGTTAATTCAATATTCATAACTAAGCTTGACAGTACAGCCAAGGGGGGTGGGGCTCTCGTATCCGCTGTTAGGACTGGGGCTAGGATTAAGTTCATTGGTAATGGTGAGGATATTGAGGATATTGAGGTCTTCAACCCAAGGAGGTTTGTGGCTAGGTTAATGGGCATGGGGGACGTGGAATCACTACTGGATAAGGTTAGGGCAATGGAGGAGGAGGAAGAGGTTCTTGAGGATATTGAGACAGGTAAGTTCACTCTGCTAACACTAATGAAGCAGCTTGAGGCAATGGGTAAGCTTGGGCCATTGAGTAGGGTTCTTCAAATGCTCCCAATGGGGTTAATGCCTCAGTTAAAGGAATTGAATGATGATCAACTAACGAGTGCGCAGGATAGGATGAGGAAATGGCTATCAATATTAAGGTCAATGACCAAGGAGGAGTTACTCAACCCAAACATACTCAACGCATCAAGGATTAGGAGGATTGCCAAGGGCTCCGGAGTAACACCAAGGGATGTTAGGGAACTACTGAGGTACTATAATGAGATGAGCAGGATGATGAGTAGCCTCAAGAAGAGTCAACGTAGGTTAGGAAGCCTATTCAAGAGGTTCAACATCAATCAGAGTCAGTAA